A part of Mustela erminea isolate mMusErm1 chromosome 9, mMusErm1.Pri, whole genome shotgun sequence genomic DNA contains:
- the BIRC3 gene encoding baculoviral IAP repeat-containing protein 3 codes for MDLVQESLCLSGLLKSAPALELRYDHSCELYRMSTFSTFPAGVPVSERSLARAGFYYTGVNDKVRCFCCGLMLDNWKLGDRPVEKHRKLYPSCAFVRSLSTASEPGARCPPRQPPSATSSTHPLPPSLETTGYFSGSYASFPSSPVNFRENREFAPRRPSPCEGALKTAEDRLLTFQTWPLTSPPAQDLARAGFYYVGPGDRVACFACGGKLSNWEPSDSALSEHLRHFPDCPFVDRQLEDALRSTVSNASMRAHAARLQTFCSWPSRVPVRPEQLATAGFYYTGHSDDVKCFCCDGGLRCWESGDDPWVEHAKWFPRCEYLIHIKGQEFISRIQASYPHLLEQLLSTSDNTEDENAESPIVHFGPGEIRSEDAVMMNTPVVAAALEMGFGRSLVRQTVQRKILSTGENYRTVNELVSDLLHVEDELREEEKERAAENRDSDDAALIRKNRTVLLQRLTHVLPILDSLLAAGVISEHERGVLEQKARTPLQAGELLDTVLGRGSSAATVFKNSLQEIDPVLYKRIFVQQDLKYIPPENVSDLPVEEQLRRLQEERTCKVCMDKEVSIVFIPCGHLVVCQECAPSLRRCPICRGAVKGTVRTFLS; via the exons ATGGACCTGGTCCAGGAGAGCCTCTGCCTGTCCGGCCTGCTGAAAAGCGCCCCCGCGCTTGAGCTGAGGTACGACCACTCATGTGAGCTGTACCGCATGTCCACGTTCTCGACGTTCCCGGCAGGCGTCCCCGTCTCGGAGAGGAGCCTGGCGCGGGCGGGGTTTTACTACACTGGTGTCAACGACAAGGTCAGGTGTTTCTGCTGCGGCCTGATGCTGGACAACTGGAAACTGGGGGATCGTCCTGTGGAGAAGCACAGGAAGCTGTACCCCAGCTGTGCCTTCGTTCGGAGTCTAAGCACAGCCTCTGAGCCCGGAGCCCGCTGTCCGCCACGGCAGCCTCCTTCCGCCACGAGCTCCACACACCCGCTGCCGCCCAGCTTGGAGACCACGGGCTATTTCAGCGGGTCTTATGCCAGCTTCCCATCGAGTCCCGTAAACTTCAGAGAGAATCGGGAGTTTGCTCCCCGGAGGCCCAGCCCCTGTGAGGGAGCCCTGAAGACTGCAGAGGACAGGCTGCTCACCTTCCAGACCTGGCCCTTGACCTCCCCTCCGGCGCAGGATCTGGCCCGAGCCGGTTTCTACTACGTGGGACCCGGGGACAGAGTAGCCTGCTTCGCCTGTGGTGGGAAGCTGAGCAACTGGGAGCCAAGCGACAGCGCTCTGTCCGAACACCTGAGACACTTCCCTGACTGCCCGTTCGTGGACCGGCAGCTCGAGGACGCGCTGCGGAGCACCGTGTCCAACGCGAGCATGCGGGCCCACGCGGCCCGTCTGCAGACCTTCTGCAGCTGGCCCTCCCGCGTGCCCGTGCGCCCCGAGCAGCTCGCCACCGCCGGCTTCTATTACACTG gtCACAGTGACGACGTCAAATGCTTTTGCTGTGACGGTGGACTGCGGTGTTGGGAGTCTGGAGACGACCCGTGGGTGGAGCACGCCAAGTGGTTTCCAAG gTGCGAGTACCTGATACACATCAAAGGACAGGAGTTCATCAGTCGGATTCAAGCCAGTTACCCTCATCTACTCGAACAG CTGTTATCTACTTCAGACAACACAGAAGATGAAAATGCTGAATCACCAA TTGTCCATTTTGGACCTGGAGAAATCCGTTCAGAAGACGCGGTCATGATGAACACGCCCGTGGTGGCGGCCGCCTTGGAGATGGGCTTCGGCAGGAGCCTGGTGAGGCAGACGGTGCAGAGGAAGATCCTGAGCACCGGGGAGAATTACAGGACCGTGAACGAGCTTGTGTCAGACTTACTGCATGTGGAAGACGAGctcagggaagaggagaaggagcgAGCAGCTGAGAACAGAGACTCAG atGATGCAGCATTGATCCGGAAGAACAGAACGGTGCTTCTCCAGCGCTTGACTCACGTGCTTCCGATCCTGGACAGCCTGCTGGCAGCCGGAGTGATCAGTGAGCACGAGCGCGGGGTGCTGGAGCAGAAGGCGCGGACGCCTCTGCAGGCCGGGGAGCTGCTCGACACCGTGTTAGGGAGGGGCAGCTCAGCCGCCACCGTGTTTAAAAACTCTCTGCAAGAAATCGACCCCGTGCTATACAAGCGTATCTTTG TGCAACAGGACCTAAAGTATATTCCCCCGGAAAATGTCTCAG aTTTACCTGTGGAGGAGCAGCTGCGGCGGCTGCAGGAGGAGAGGACGTGCAAAGTGTGCATGGACAAGGAGGTGTCCATCGTGTTCATCCCCTGCGGCCACCTGGTCGTGTGCCAGGAGTGCGCCCCGTCTCTGAGAAGGTGCCCTATCTGTCGGGGCGCAGTCAAGGGCACAGTGCGTACGTTTCTTTCATGA